A window from Bufo bufo chromosome 1, aBufBuf1.1, whole genome shotgun sequence encodes these proteins:
- the LOC120998432 gene encoding mucin-3A-like, with product MTDDLTTSTSQTSTKLLTTTTESSPAQESSTETISLSTGEQISSSASTGPKTLFTTKLSTQAVTSTTNEETGTFSTKPSTFLTTVPSTILPLSTTPEGLLTTQTSHLPTTTSELPATTAIQTVMSESTLSPEVNNTVSSTPMPKTISTSSTSPTLEIVSTSIFSTLSTRATSVKETSEPLETSSLHSSSSAASTAPTTENVSSTVTDHASTLMSQASTQLPSVPTETSPSQEPSTTQTTNQSTREQILSSTSIESMTVFSTKLSTQSVTSTTTEETGTFSSKPSTLLTTLSSTIFPLPTTPEGSLTIHTSHLPITTSTLLATTVKETVVSKSTFSPEVNNNVSSTSLPSSVASSASTPVNISTKVTDHPSTLKSQTSLKLSTVLTETSTSPTSTTKSNNFTTREQILSSTSIGKRTLFPTELSTKAITHTKTEKTSSFSTEPSTSFSTASFTILPVSAVTHESDYVPTTNVVTSLPMQQTITKSTTHLSVSVSNPTRSLTESSQSLSSNDQVNITQTFSTVTPVLSSTTVKTSFSSSYSRLNTSTTVITTEKISTLSTTPKLCTNTENKNCSYQNGICSCVCNQYLIGNECEYGKNETSAVLPERKGPTRNISVEFTIYKTFTISLNDKSSPEYSALYNQIIDVLKSAFKHAAPDYFLEVAIHGFRNGSIIVDSTAIFKYPNNQTGIDFINNDLESAMNSSLVQSMADLTEILKANVFISKIQAGSPTITKVEQMKKYVSCSLNYAGYIVTCNSIYCYCTGPCFNNPGYCHYHGDCFNAANGSICQCYKYDFYQYQGEQCELYERRSGFYGLIFGLIGGALLLLIVLIFAVFVLRKKRMFKLFNERRNSKTWFTYDEERTNFQHTDMDDVARSGITNLAAKFGKYDLETNSFNSSDSSLSAGVYRPRLDKVDTSQPFKIQRPEMVSASIEQK from the exons ATGACAGATGACTTGACAACTAGTACATCACAAACATCTACAAAACTACTGACAACAACAACAGAGTCTTCACCAGCTCAAGAATCCAGTACAGAAACTATTAGTCTTTCTACAGGGGAACAAATATCGTCCTCTGCTTCAACAGGACCAAAGACTTTATTTACTACTAAGCTTTCCACTCAAGCAGTTACTTCTACTACAAATGAGGAAACTGGTACTTTTTCTACAAAACCATCAACATTCCTGACTACTGTCCCATCCACCATTTTACCACTCTCAACAACTCCAGAAGGTTTGTTAACAACGCAAACCAGTCATCTTCCCACTACAACTTCTGAGCTACCAGCTACAACAGCAATACAAACAGTGATGTCTGAATCAACACTCTCTCCTGAGGtgaataacactgtgtcatcaacACCAATGCCTAAAACTATTTCAACAAGTTCCACCAGTCCTACTTTAGAAATTGTTAGCACCTCGATATTTTCCACCCTTTCAACTAGAGCTACTTCAGTTAAAGAAACAAGTGAGCCTTTAGAGACATCATCATTACATTCCTCAAGCTCAGCTGCTTCAACCGCTCCAACTACTGAAAATGTCTCTTCCACCGTTACAGACCATGCTTCGACTCTTATGTCACAGGCATCAACACAGCTACCATCAGTACCAACAGAGACATCACCATCACAAGAACCCAGTACCACACAAACTACTAACCAATCAACAAGGGAACAAATATTGTCTTCTACATCAATAGAATCAATGACTGTATTCAGTACTAAGCTTTCCACTCAATCAGTTACTTCTACTACAACTGAGGAAACTGGCACTTTTTCCTCAAAACCATCAACCCTTCTGACTACTCTCTCATCTACTATTTTTCCACTGCCAACAACTCCAGAAGGTTCATTAACAATTCACACCAGTCATCTTCCCATTACAACCTCTACTCTTCTAGCTACAACAGTAAAAGAGACAGTGGTGTCTAAATCAACATTCTCTCCTGAGGtaaataacaatgtgtcatcaacATCATTGCCAAGCTCAGTTGCTTCAAGTGCTTCGACTCCAGTAAACATTTCTACCAAAGTGACAGACCACCCTTCGACTCTTAAGTCACAGACCTCTTTAAAACTATCAACAGTACTGACAGAGACTTCTACATCTCCAACCAGTACAACAAAATCTAATAACTTTACAACACGGGAACAAATATTGTCTTCTACATCAATAGGAAAAAGGACTTTATTTCCTACTGAGCTTTCCACTAAAGCAATTACCCATACTAAAACTGAGAAAACTAGCAGTTTTTCTACAGAACCATCAACCTCCTTCTCTACTGCTTCATTCACTATCTTACCAGTATCAGCTGTAACTCATGAATCTGACTATGTACCTACCACTAACGTTGTAACATCGTTACCAATGCAACAAACTATTACGAAGTCAACTACTCATTTATCAGTTAGTGTCAGTAATCCAACTAGATCTCTAACAGAAAGTAGTCAATCCCTATCCTCTAATGACCAGGTTAACATCACACAAACGTTTTCAACAGTGACGCCAGTACTTAGTTCTACCACGGTGAAAACTTCCTTTTCTTCATCATACAGTAGGCTTAATACCTCTACTACTGTGATAACTACTGAAAAAATATCCACATTATCTACCACTCCAAAACTGTGTACAAACACTGAAAACAAGAATTGCTCATATCAAAATGGAATCTGCTCTTGTGTTTGCAATCAATATCTCATTGGAAATGAATGTGAATATGGAAAAAACGAGACTTCTGCCGTGTTAC CTGAAAGAAAAGGTCCAACACGTAACATCTCTGTTGAGTTCACCATATATAAGACATTTACGATATCCTTAAATGACAAATCATCCCCAGAGTACTCAGCCCTGTATAACCAAATAATAGATGTg CTGAAGTCTGCTTTCAAACATGCAGCACCTGATTATTTTTTGGAAGTGGCCATTCATGGATTCAG GAATGGGAGCATTATTGTGGACAGCACGGCTATCTTTAAGTATCCTAACAACCAGACGGGCATTGACTTCATAAATAATGATTTGGAGTCTGCGATGAACAGTTCTCTGGTGCAGTCAATGGCAGACCTCACAGAAATCCTGAAAGCTAATGTTTTCATTTCTAAAATACAAGCAGGATCACCGACTATAACCA AGGTAGAACAGATGAAGAAATATGTGAGCTGTTCTCTGAATTACGCTGGCTACATAGTAACATGTAATAGTATATACTGTTACTGCACTGGCCCATGCTTCAATAATCCAGGCTACTGCCATTATCATGGAGACTGTTTCAATGCAGCGAACGGCTCCATCTGTCA GTGCTACAAGTATGACTTTTACCAGTACCAAGGAGAACAGTGTGAGCTTTATGAGCGAAGATCTGGATTTTACGGGTTAATATTTGGCCTGATTGGTGGAGCTCTCCTGCTTCTCATCGTTCTGATATTTGCAGTGTTCGTGCTGAGGAAGAAAAGGATGTTCAA attattcaaTGAGAGACGTAACTCAAAAACGTGGTTTACGTATGATGAAGAAAGAACTAACTTCCAGCATACAG ATATGGATGATGTTGCCAGATCAGGGATCACAAACTTGGCAGCTAAATTTGGAAAATATGATTTAGAAACAAATTCATTCAATTCTTCGGACAGCAGCCTCTCTGCAGGAGTGTACCGACCCAGACTGGACAAAGTTGACACTTCACAACCA